The following proteins are encoded in a genomic region of Populus nigra chromosome 16, ddPopNigr1.1, whole genome shotgun sequence:
- the LOC133676107 gene encoding glycerophosphodiester phosphodiesterase GDPD5-like isoform X2 — MCIDLACLIQPQKKRAIEEGADFIETDILSSKDGVLICFHDVTLDDTTDIADHKEFANRKRTYVVQGVNTTGFFTVDFTLTELKLLRVKQRYSFRDQQYNGMFPIITFEEFISIALDAPRVVGIYPEIKNPILINQHVKWPDGKKFEDKFVGILKKYGYRGSYMSENWLKQPLFIQSFAPTSLVYISNLTDSPKIFLIDDVTIPTQDTNQSYWEITSDAYLDYIKDYVVGIGPWKDTIVPVGKNYLQIPSNLVARAHAHDLQVHPYTYRNENKFLHFDFHQDPYEEYDYWLNNIRVDGLFTDFTGSLHNFQEWTSPLSKDGGDDNSASKLLHKIALLISSYKN, encoded by the exons ATGTGCATTGATTTGGCATGCCTCATTCAGCCACAAAAAAAG AGAGCCATTGAAGAGGGAGCTGACTTCATAGAAACCGATATCCTGTCCTCCAAAGATGGGGTTCTTATATGCTTCCATGATGTTACCCTTGATGACACAACTGACATTGCAGATCATAAGGAGTTTGCAAATCGTAAAAGAACCTATGTCGTTCAAGGGGTCAACACCACTGGCTTCTTCACCG TTGATTTCACTTTGACAGAACTGAAGTTGTTACGTGTGAAGCAGAGGTATAGTTTCCGGGATCAACAATATAATG GAATGTTTCCTATTATCACTTTCGAAGAATTCATATCAATTGCACTGGATGCACCAAGAGTTGTTGGAATATATCCAGAGATTAAGAATCCGATTCTCATAAACCAGCAT GTGAAATGGCCTGATGGTAAGAAATTTGAGGACAAGTTTGTGGGGATACTTAAGAAGTACGGATACAGGGGTTCATATATGTCTGAAAATTGGCTGAAACAGCCATTGTTTATCCAGTCTTTCGCTCCAACTTCACTTGTATATATATCAAATCTGACAGACTCGCCCAAAATCTTCCTGATTGATGATGTTACCATTCCAACTCAAGACACTAATCAG TCATATTGGGAAATCACTTCCGATGCTTATCTAGACTACATCAAGGACTATGTGGTGGGTATTGGACCTTGGAAGGATACGATAGTTCCTGTAGGGAAAAATTATTTGCAAATACCCTCAAATCTTGTTGCTAGAGCACATGCCCATGATCTACAG GTGCACCCTTACACTTACAGAAATGAGAACAAATTCTTACACTTCGACTTCCACCAAGACCCATATGAGGAATATGATTATTGGTTAAACAATATACGAGTTGATGGACTCTTTACAGACTTCACAGGCAGCCTCCATAATTTTCAGGAATGGACTTCTCCTCTCTCCAAGGATGGTGGTGACGACAACAGTGCATCAAAGCTATTGCATAAAATAGCTTTGTTAATCTCGTCATATAAAAATTGA
- the LOC133676107 gene encoding glycerophosphodiester phosphodiesterase GDPD6-like isoform X1, producing MPSTCSGFGFGFAPILFLSLVVACAARPIYPLPSKVSHGNRLPLQTSRPYNIAHRGSNGEIPEETSAAYMRAIEEGADFIETDILSSKDGVLICFHDVTLDDTTDIADHKEFANRKRTYVVQGVNTTGFFTVDFTLTELKLLRVKQRYSFRDQQYNGMFPIITFEEFISIALDAPRVVGIYPEIKNPILINQHVKWPDGKKFEDKFVGILKKYGYRGSYMSENWLKQPLFIQSFAPTSLVYISNLTDSPKIFLIDDVTIPTQDTNQSYWEITSDAYLDYIKDYVVGIGPWKDTIVPVGKNYLQIPSNLVARAHAHDLQVHPYTYRNENKFLHFDFHQDPYEEYDYWLNNIRVDGLFTDFTGSLHNFQEWTSPLSKDGGDDNSASKLLHKIALLISSYKN from the exons ATGCCTTCAACTT GCTCAGGCTTTGGTTTTGGCTTTGCTCCAATCTTATTTCTATCACTCGTAGTTGCATGTGCTGCGAGGCCTATCTATCCTCTCCCTAGTAAAGTAAGCCATGGTAATAGACTGCCTCTACAGACTTCTCGACCGTATAATATTGCTCATCGAGGATCAAATGGAGAGATTCCTGAAGAAACTTCTGCTGCATACATG AGAGCCATTGAAGAGGGAGCTGACTTCATAGAAACCGATATCCTGTCCTCCAAAGATGGGGTTCTTATATGCTTCCATGATGTTACCCTTGATGACACAACTGACATTGCAGATCATAAGGAGTTTGCAAATCGTAAAAGAACCTATGTCGTTCAAGGGGTCAACACCACTGGCTTCTTCACCG TTGATTTCACTTTGACAGAACTGAAGTTGTTACGTGTGAAGCAGAGGTATAGTTTCCGGGATCAACAATATAATG GAATGTTTCCTATTATCACTTTCGAAGAATTCATATCAATTGCACTGGATGCACCAAGAGTTGTTGGAATATATCCAGAGATTAAGAATCCGATTCTCATAAACCAGCAT GTGAAATGGCCTGATGGTAAGAAATTTGAGGACAAGTTTGTGGGGATACTTAAGAAGTACGGATACAGGGGTTCATATATGTCTGAAAATTGGCTGAAACAGCCATTGTTTATCCAGTCTTTCGCTCCAACTTCACTTGTATATATATCAAATCTGACAGACTCGCCCAAAATCTTCCTGATTGATGATGTTACCATTCCAACTCAAGACACTAATCAG TCATATTGGGAAATCACTTCCGATGCTTATCTAGACTACATCAAGGACTATGTGGTGGGTATTGGACCTTGGAAGGATACGATAGTTCCTGTAGGGAAAAATTATTTGCAAATACCCTCAAATCTTGTTGCTAGAGCACATGCCCATGATCTACAG GTGCACCCTTACACTTACAGAAATGAGAACAAATTCTTACACTTCGACTTCCACCAAGACCCATATGAGGAATATGATTATTGGTTAAACAATATACGAGTTGATGGACTCTTTACAGACTTCACAGGCAGCCTCCATAATTTTCAGGAATGGACTTCTCCTCTCTCCAAGGATGGTGGTGACGACAACAGTGCATCAAAGCTATTGCATAAAATAGCTTTGTTAATCTCGTCATATAAAAATTGA
- the LOC133675015 gene encoding mitochondrial import receptor subunit TOM5 homolog isoform X3 yields the protein MADSSVSIDQLKAFWHSQVHDEEKWALNMKLLRAVGLFAGSIFLMRNYGDLMAI from the exons ATGGCAGATTCATCAGTTTCTATTGACCAGCTAAAAGCTTTCTGGCACTCTCAAGTTCACGATGAGGAAAAATGGGCCCTCAACATG AAACTGCTGCGAGCTGTTGGACTGTTTGCTGGATCTATTTTTCTGATGCGGAATTATGGTGATCTTATGGCAATATGA
- the LOC133675017 gene encoding uncharacterized protein LOC133675017: MEATALCGSRGPPFRMKAAAAAAAISHANSSPLLIKSMASQKPLPSAAKTVSSRKSSNVFPIGEQGPRSRPLATSPPIKLLTRVEQLKLLTKAEKAGLLSAAEKFGLSLSTIEKLGLLSKAEELGVLSAATDPGTPGALLSLSLGLLFLGPSCAYLVPEDYPWEVALQVAVVLLCVAGGSAAFAASNFVSNLQKSN; encoded by the exons ATGGAGGCCACAGCATTGTGTGGCAGCAGAGGACCTCCATTCAGAatgaaagcagcagcagcagcagcagctataTCACATGCTAATTCTTCACCTCTTCTAATCAAATCCATGGCCTCCCAGAAGCCTTTGCCATCAGCTGCCAAGACTGTTAGCTCTAGAAAG AGCTCAAATGTCTTCCCCATTGGCGAGCAAGGCCCTAGAAGCCGCCCTCTCGCAACCTCACCTCCAATTAAGCTACTGACAAGGGTGGAGCAACTTAAATTACTAACCAAAGCTGAGAAAGCAGGCTTACTTTCAGCAGCAGAGAAGTTTGGCCTCTCCTTGTCAACAATAGAGAAACTGGGGCTACTCTCGAAGGCAGAAGAATTGGGAGTCCTCTCAGCAGCTACAGACCCGGGAACCCCAGGGGCTTTGTTAAGCCTTAGCCTGGGACTGCTGTTTTTAGGACCCTCTTGTGCCTATCTTGTGCCCGAGGATTACCCTTGGGAGGTTGCTTTGCAAGTTGCAGTTGTTCTGCTTTGCGTAGCTGGTGGATCTGCAGCCTTTGCAGCTTCAAATTTTGTATCCAACTTGCagaaatcaaattga
- the LOC133675015 gene encoding nuclear transport factor 2 isoform X2, with protein MATQETAPASGPSAEVVGNAFVEQYYHILHESPELVHRFYQDSSSLSRPNTDGFMTTVTTMQAINDKILSLNYEDYTAEIKTADAQESHEKGVIVLVTGCLTGKDDVKKKFTQTFFLAPQEKGYFVLNDVFRFVGENEPMPNTSALANGIVESAPPALTAESGWDDVVEPAKSGWDDVVEPDPTQATDHLTVDPATSFEEEDLNNGSEVCDHSDKEDGSVIDIEVVEPVTDSTQNEILATLNAAPASLEDAPKISYASILKVMKGNTPHPVHFSMTKMRAAPISIEQQSANSAKSAAPEALASAGSSAGETSDVHEEAEGHSIFVKNLPFDATVEQLEEAFKHFGPIKRGGIQVRSSKQGFCFGFVEFETMSSMQGALEASPINIGDHQAIVEEKRTNTRVGSSSGRGRYSSGRSGFRSDSFKSRGNFFGGRGHGRNEFKNQGEFSGRPRGSTGYAGEDHQQGYQSGSRRGGRQGGTKSSSFST; from the exons ATGGCAACGCAGGAAACAGCTCCTGCTTCTGGTCCCAGTGCTGAAGTTGTTGGCAATGCCTTCGTGGAGCAATACTATCACATTCTGCACGAATCACCGGAATTGGTACATAGATTTTATCAAGATTCAAGCTCGCTAAGCCGACCAAATACCGATGGTTTTATGACAACAGTTACTACCATGCAA GCAATCAATGACAAGATCCTTTCATTGAATTATGAAGATTACACAGCTGAGATAAAAACAGCAGATGCTCAAGAGTCGCATGAGAAAGGAGTGATTGTTCTTGTAACTGGGTGCTTAACTGGAAAGGATGACGTGAAAAAGAAATTCACACAAACATTCTTTCTTGCTCCTCAAGAAAAAGGGTACTTTGTATTGAATGATGTATTTAGGTTTGTTGGAGAGAACGAACCAATGCCAAACACTTctgctttggctaatggcatcgtTGAAAGTGCTCCACCTGCCTTGACAGCAGAATCAGGTTGGGATGATGTGGTAGAACCAG CAAAATCAGGTTGGGATGATGTGGTAGAACCAG ATCCCACTCAGGCTACTGATCATCTTACGGTGGATCCTGCTACTTCCTTTGAAGAGGAAGATCTAAATAATGGTTCTGAAGTTTGTGATCATTCTGATAAGGAGGATGGTTCAGTGATTGACATAGAGGTGGTTGAACCTGTAACTGATTCAACTCAGAATGAAATTCTTGCAACTCTTAATGCAGCTCCTGCTTCCTTGGAGGATGCTCCAAAGATATCATATGCTTCAATT TTAAAAGTGATGAAAGGTAACACACCTCATCCAGTCCATTTTTCTATGACTAAAATGAGAGCTGCACCAATAAGCATTGAGCAACAGTCAGCTAACTCTGCAAAGTCAGCTGCACCAGAGGCTTTGGCTTCAGCTGGTAGCAGTGCTGGTGAAACTAGCGATGTTCATGAAGAAG CTGAAGGTCActctatatttgttaaaaatttaccTTTTGACGCAACAGTTGAACAGCTTGAAGAGGCATTTAAACATTTTGGGCCAATCAAGCGTGGTGGCATTCAAGTCAGGAGTAGTAAG CAAGGATTCTGTTTTGGCTTTGTTGAATTTGAAACTATGAGTTCCATGCAGGGTGCTCTTGAG GCTTCACCTATCAATATCGGGGATCATCAAGCTATTGTTGAGGAAAAGAGAACAAACACCCGAG TTGGAAGCAGTAGTGGGAGGGGGAGGTATTCTTCAGGAAGAAGTGGGTTTCGGAGTGACAGTTTTAAGAGCCGTGGGAACTTTTTTGGTGGCCGGGGACATGGCAGGAATGAATTCAAAAACCAGGGTGAGTTTTCAGGGCGGCCTAGGGGTTCAACTGGATATGCTGGAGAGGATCATCAGCAAGGTTATCAGAGTGGAAGCAGAAGGGGAGGGCGTCAAGGTGGGACAAAAAGCAGTTCATTTTCTACATGA
- the LOC133675015 gene encoding nuclear transport factor 2 isoform X1, protein MATQETAPASGPSAEVVGNAFVEQYYHILHESPELVHRFYQDSSSLSRPNTDGFMTTVTTMQAINDKILSLNYEDYTAEIKTADAQESHEKGVIVLVTGCLTGKDDVKKKFTQTFFLAPQEKGYFVLNDVFRFVGENEPMPNTSALANGIVESAPPALTAESGWDDVVEPAKSGWDDVVEPAKSGWDDVVEPDPTQATDHLTVDPATSFEEEDLNNGSEVCDHSDKEDGSVIDIEVVEPVTDSTQNEILATLNAAPASLEDAPKISYASILKVMKGNTPHPVHFSMTKMRAAPISIEQQSANSAKSAAPEALASAGSSAGETSDVHEEAEGHSIFVKNLPFDATVEQLEEAFKHFGPIKRGGIQVRSSKQGFCFGFVEFETMSSMQGALEASPINIGDHQAIVEEKRTNTRVGSSSGRGRYSSGRSGFRSDSFKSRGNFFGGRGHGRNEFKNQGEFSGRPRGSTGYAGEDHQQGYQSGSRRGGRQGGTKSSSFST, encoded by the exons ATGGCAACGCAGGAAACAGCTCCTGCTTCTGGTCCCAGTGCTGAAGTTGTTGGCAATGCCTTCGTGGAGCAATACTATCACATTCTGCACGAATCACCGGAATTGGTACATAGATTTTATCAAGATTCAAGCTCGCTAAGCCGACCAAATACCGATGGTTTTATGACAACAGTTACTACCATGCAA GCAATCAATGACAAGATCCTTTCATTGAATTATGAAGATTACACAGCTGAGATAAAAACAGCAGATGCTCAAGAGTCGCATGAGAAAGGAGTGATTGTTCTTGTAACTGGGTGCTTAACTGGAAAGGATGACGTGAAAAAGAAATTCACACAAACATTCTTTCTTGCTCCTCAAGAAAAAGGGTACTTTGTATTGAATGATGTATTTAGGTTTGTTGGAGAGAACGAACCAATGCCAAACACTTctgctttggctaatggcatcgtTGAAAGTGCTCCACCTGCCTTGACAGCAGAATCAGGTTGGGATGATGTGGTAGAACCAG CAAAATCAGGTTGGGATGATGTGGTAGAACCAG CAAAATCAGGTTGGGATGATGTGGTAGAACCAG ATCCCACTCAGGCTACTGATCATCTTACGGTGGATCCTGCTACTTCCTTTGAAGAGGAAGATCTAAATAATGGTTCTGAAGTTTGTGATCATTCTGATAAGGAGGATGGTTCAGTGATTGACATAGAGGTGGTTGAACCTGTAACTGATTCAACTCAGAATGAAATTCTTGCAACTCTTAATGCAGCTCCTGCTTCCTTGGAGGATGCTCCAAAGATATCATATGCTTCAATT TTAAAAGTGATGAAAGGTAACACACCTCATCCAGTCCATTTTTCTATGACTAAAATGAGAGCTGCACCAATAAGCATTGAGCAACAGTCAGCTAACTCTGCAAAGTCAGCTGCACCAGAGGCTTTGGCTTCAGCTGGTAGCAGTGCTGGTGAAACTAGCGATGTTCATGAAGAAG CTGAAGGTCActctatatttgttaaaaatttaccTTTTGACGCAACAGTTGAACAGCTTGAAGAGGCATTTAAACATTTTGGGCCAATCAAGCGTGGTGGCATTCAAGTCAGGAGTAGTAAG CAAGGATTCTGTTTTGGCTTTGTTGAATTTGAAACTATGAGTTCCATGCAGGGTGCTCTTGAG GCTTCACCTATCAATATCGGGGATCATCAAGCTATTGTTGAGGAAAAGAGAACAAACACCCGAG TTGGAAGCAGTAGTGGGAGGGGGAGGTATTCTTCAGGAAGAAGTGGGTTTCGGAGTGACAGTTTTAAGAGCCGTGGGAACTTTTTTGGTGGCCGGGGACATGGCAGGAATGAATTCAAAAACCAGGGTGAGTTTTCAGGGCGGCCTAGGGGTTCAACTGGATATGCTGGAGAGGATCATCAGCAAGGTTATCAGAGTGGAAGCAGAAGGGGAGGGCGTCAAGGTGGGACAAAAAGCAGTTCATTTTCTACATGA